Below is a window of Oncorhynchus clarkii lewisi isolate Uvic-CL-2024 chromosome 19, UVic_Ocla_1.0, whole genome shotgun sequence DNA.
TTGGAGTAACAGTCAAAACTAACTTTCACCCCACGTCAGGCAGTTATCGTGGAATTTGTATTTTCTCCCAACACCAGAGAAAAGATAAgtagataaaacattttttaaaataattcaAATTACGAGTCAGAACACAGCCCTCTTAGATCAAGTTCAGTGTTTAATTAatattcacacaaaaaaaataagaaacttAAAACAAGCTCCAAGCTTGTATTTTTATTTCCCCCTTATTTATGCTGCGTATCTCCGTTGGGCTTCTAAAACCCAATTTCTCATCTTTTCTTCCTTAAATACAGAGTGTTAGGATTGTCTCCCAAACGGAACACCATTCtctgcccatagggctctggtcaaaagtagtgcatttttGTAAGgggtagggtgctatttgggacagttGTAGTGTGAAAATCCCATTAAGACACTGCCCCCTGGTCGTAGACGTCACCAGTCAGTCCAACCAGTTAACCTGAAGAAGAAGCCCTACATAACAACTAAACAGAAGCTTCGTAAACACCTTCATAGGGCATGATAACAACCAATGTAGTAATGCTCTGTTTAAGACCACCGATTAAGGTTGAAGAGCTCACGACTTTAAGATGCGTCTATGAATGCTGTATGAGCCGTCGTGAAGGCGGTATGAATCTCTGTAGAACCCCCCCTCAGTAACAGCTCTCTCCTCTTGTGCTTTCTGAGCCAAAGCAGGCAGacaagtcccaaatggcacccacttccctatgtagtgcactacttttgaccagagccctaagtaaatagggttccatttggggtGCAATCTATCAATCCCTTGTTTTAATGTCATGTCACCTGTTATTGATCACAGCTCTTTAATAATTTATACAAATCACATTATATTATTCTCATTGAAAGTGAACTTACAGAAATAAACTATTTCCTCATTGTATTCATTGTCAAGCATCAGTTCATGTCGACTGGCAGAttatggagagagggtgaaataGAGAGTGAGGTGAGAAAGACGAGAGGTGAGTTTAACGCCAAGGGAGCCTCGTGGGGGAAGAGACGAAAAAACAGAGTGTGAAGTGAGAAAACGgagagatcagagagaagagAAACAGGCATGATTCTCGACAGAGAATACAGATATGATTCTGTAAACAATGGACGTCATTGTCAATAGGCATCAAAACACCTAAACCAACCAACCAAAACATCCTGTCAAGAAAAAAAAGACTTGGAAGCTAAACTTGTAGGAcatgcagatgtaggatcttaacttgatcaccctgttgttgcagGGAATTTCCTGCACAGCAGAAAATTCAAACTTATAGTGTATTCAAGGTGGAAAATTGTCTTAAGTTATTAATTTCAGACTTCATTTGCCTTGACAATTTATCGAACCCTACAAAAACCTCCATTATAATCCACATGTCattttgctgcaggattattttcctgctgtgagaaacaggtcaaactaagatcctacacctgtaaagATGTCCAGATTTGGCATAGAAACAAAATTCATACATGCAGAGCCAGGTGAATAAGAAAGAAGATCGGGTTATTGAAGTCTCCAAAATGACCACTGATCAGGGCCCGCATTCATAAAGCCGctcagagtaggagtactgatataggatcagtttagccttttagatcataatgaatacgaTTACATGGACAAGTCCTAGAGTTGCTATGATTTCATGGGATTTTCCTTCTTTAGTATTGTCTTATGTACTTCCTAACCAGAACGAAGAGCGACAAAGACAGTTTACAGGACAACAGAATCCCTGAACAGAACTGCACCCGTAAAACGTTTTGGCTCGGGTGGGTATTAAGTTAACATCATCATGTACAAACGAATATGATCAGCACATGTCATCTGACATCGGTGTAGAATGATATGGGTGTTAGAACAAGTCAAATGTACTCCAATGCGTATACCATACAGTGCCACAAGGGACTTGTGCTACGGGGTGAAACCAGCGATAAGGAATACATGTGTAGATATATTTGATGTAGAACATgactctctgacatgtagaataaggaGTCACGTCAGCTCCATTTCTATCTGAAACGTACGTGGCCAAGGTATCGTTGATTGGCTCAGTATTCCacaaagggagggagaagagtgaaAGGGCCGACAGccaataggaggagagagaggggagagtgaaggGGCCCGACAGCCAATGGGAGAGTGTTTCTAACAACACATTGGAACACAAGGGGAGGGAGGTCCTGAGACAGTTATGCACTTGAGAatgacaggaggggaggagaagagagagagaaagaaaagaaagaaagaaagaaagagagaaagagggagaaagaaagagggagagagagagagagaaagaaaagaaagaaagaaagagagaaagagagagagagagagaaagaaagaaagaaagaaagaaagaaagaaagagagagagagagtgaaagggagagagaaagagacagagaaagagacagagaaagcaaAATGAGGGAGAGACTGGAGAATGTGTGGTGGGAGAGGAGTGACGAGGTGAGAGCAGAGGGAGGTTCAGGAGTAGGGCTGTGGCACTCCAAACCCGGGCCTGTACAACGGCCTGCCTGTGGGGGACTGAGAGTTGGGCAGAGCAGGGCCCGTGGGGTAGCTATACCCCTCAATCCCGCCGTAAGGGTACGCAGAAGGGTAGGGGGCGCTGTACTGCCCGAACGCAGACCCTGAGCCGGGGACGCCAGGGAACGTGGGCTGGGTGGGGTACGGGCAGGCATTGGCCGGAGGCCCGAAAGCGGGACGGGCTGAGTAGCTCGCCGCTGAGGTGAAAGGTGAACCGGGGCTGGGATAGGGAGGAAATTGACCTGGGGGAATGGACGGGCCTGGTCCTGCGGAAGTGGCTGTCGGGTTAGGAGGGGCGACAGGGTAAGGGGTGTAAGGTAGGGCGGAGCCAGGGCCATTTTGGGAAGAGGGGTTTTGGAAGCTAGAGTGATTGTTGGGATTGGAATTCTGCTGCGGTTGCTGTTGCTGAGGAGCTTGATGAGGATGATTCCATGGCGATGACTGTGTTGTCGCTGGGTCCTGATTGGCGCTTGTTTGTGATGTCATGGAGCCGGCGTCCCCGGCGGCGGTCTCCTTCTGGCGCAGGATCTCCTGCAGTTTCTCTATCCGCACTCGTCTTTTGTGAGCGAGGGAGCGGAGGGAGAGGAAGCGGTCAAGAAACGAGTCCAGAGACAGCTGGCCGTCCAGAAACTCATCTGCCAGactctgatggagagagagagagagagatgaagagagaaaaagagagaaaaagagacagagtgagtgttaaagaatgggagagagggatcgGGGGTAAATATGGACACACTATTGACAATGTCTGAGAACATGTTATTTAGCATTATAATTATGTCTTATTCCAACTGCTGGTTCTCTGTGTGGCGTTCAATAGAGTAAGAGATGAGTAGATAATTTTGTCGCCATTGGTCCTGTGTTTAAGGATACATAGGCATTTCCCAATCTCGTCAACAGTATAATCTGCCGGTTTCATTTTCCGACTGAGTCGTCTGTCACTGTGGCCTCTCACCTCTGACTCAGTCTCTGTGCTGGCGCCCTCTGTCTGGAGTCTGGAGAACAACCCCTCTGGTGATACCTGCCCCATGATGCCAtctggggggggagagagagaatgtaagagaccagtatagagggagggagtgagtgtaaGAGAccagtatagagggagggagtgagtgtaaGAGAccagtatagagggagggagtgagtgtaaGAGAccagtatagagggagggagtgagtgtaaGAGAccagtatagagggagggagtgagtgtaaGAGAccagtatagagggagggagtgagtgtaaGAGAccaatatagagggagggagtgagtgtaaGAGAccagtatagagggagggagtgagtgtaaGAGAccagtatagagggagggagtgagtgtaaGAGAccagtatagagggagggagtgagtgtaaGAGAccaatatagagggagggagtgagtgtaaGAGAccagtatagagggagggagtgagtgtaaGAGAccagtatagagggagggagtgagtgtaaGAGAccagtatagagggagggagtgagtgtaaGAGAccagtatagagggagggagtgagtgtaaGAGAccagtatagagggagggagtgagtgtaaGAGAccaatatagagggagggagtgagtgtaaGAGAccagtatagagggagggagtgagtgtaaGAGAccaatatagagggagggagtgagtgtaaGAGAccagtatagagggagggagtgagtgtaaGAGAccagtatagagggagggagtgagtgtaaGAGAccagtatagagggagggagtgagtgtaaGAGAccaatatagagggagggagtgagtgtaaGAGAccagtatagagggagggagtgagtgtaaGAGAccagtatagagggagggagtgagtgtaaGAGAccagtatagagggagggagtgagtgtaaGAGAccagtatagagggagggagtgagtgtaaGAGAccagtatagagggagggagtgagtgtaaGAGAccagtatagagggagggagggagtgtaagAGACCAATATAGAGGGAGAGACCAGTATAGAGGGAGAGAccagtatagagggagg
It encodes the following:
- the LOC139374857 gene encoding vacuolar protein sorting-associated protein 37C-like isoform X1, producing MKIANGGLSSKLTVTLTAHLSLHVIDSCPCKSMDKLQDLSQSELEDLLDNTERVESMALESDEIQNIQLEREMALASNRNLAEQNLDMKPRLERQREHLVERYSELEGVRETYRQHCDQKDGIMGQVSPEGLFSRLQTEGASTETESESLADEFLDGQLSLDSFLDRFLSLRSLAHKRRVRIEKLQEILRQKETAAGDAGSMTSQTSANQDPATTQSSPWNHPHQAPQQQQPQQNSNPNNHSSFQNPSSQNGPGSALPYTPYPVAPPNPTATSAGPGPSIPPGQFPPYPSPGSPFTSAASYSARPAFGPPANACPYPTQPTFPGVPGSGSAFGQYSAPYPSAYPYGGIEGYSYPTGPALPNSQSPTGRPLYRPGFGVPQPYS
- the LOC139374857 gene encoding vacuolar protein sorting-associated protein 37C-like isoform X2, whose amino-acid sequence is MDKLQDLSQSELEDLLDNTERVESMALESDEIQNIQLEREMALASNRNLAEQNLDMKPRLERQREHLVERYSELEGVRETYRQHCDQKDGIMGQVSPEGLFSRLQTEGASTETESESLADEFLDGQLSLDSFLDRFLSLRSLAHKRRVRIEKLQEILRQKETAAGDAGSMTSQTSANQDPATTQSSPWNHPHQAPQQQQPQQNSNPNNHSSFQNPSSQNGPGSALPYTPYPVAPPNPTATSAGPGPSIPPGQFPPYPSPGSPFTSAASYSARPAFGPPANACPYPTQPTFPGVPGSGSAFGQYSAPYPSAYPYGGIEGYSYPTGPALPNSQSPTGRPLYRPGFGVPQPYS